The Streptomyces cyanogenus DNA segment GTCACCGAGGTCGGTGTCATCCACTTCGAGGACTGCCTCCAGGCGCTGCGGGAGGCGGTCGGCCCGGAGCGTTCGGCCGCCGTCGTACCGACGAGTTTCCCGGAATCCGTGCTCGCGGTGGCGGGCGGATCGGTCGTGCTGGACGCGCTCTTCCGGGATCCGATGGGTGCGTCACCTGAGAGTATTTAATTCAGAAACTCGGAATGTTGACAGGGGGCGAGCGTGACCGGGAACATCCTGGTCATGAGCCCTCTCACCAGCTGTCGCACCGTCTGTTGCTGACATATTGCCGCGCATGAAGCGCGTGTTTCCCGCTGTGTGAGCTCCTCTTCCTCCGGCCTTGTCCGCCGGAATCCCTCCTGCCTTCCCGGCCTTTTCCCGTTCTTTTTCTCCTGGGAGTCCTCCCATGCACCGTCGTGCCTTTCTCACATCCGTTTTCGGCGCGTCCGCCGCCGTGGCCGGCCTGTCCGGCTGCGCGCAGGGCAACGCCGCCGCCGACACCAGCGGAGCCGCCACCAAGCCGCTCGCCGGCAAGGTCCCGGCCGGCACCAGCCTGAAGATCGCCTCCTATCTGGGGCAGCAGCAGCTGCAGTTCAGGCTGGCGAAACTGCCCGAGCTGCCGTTCACGGTGTCCGACTGGGTGAACATCGGGGCGGGCCCGGACGTGATCAACGCGTTCCGCGCCAAGTCGCTGGACCTCGCCAACAACGCCGGCATCCCGCCGATCCAGGCCCACTACCAGGGCTTCGCCGCGAAGATCGTGGCGATCGACATCACCCGCAAGCCCAACTACCTCTTCGCCACCAGGCCCGGCAGCGACGTCCGCGCGGTCGCGGACTTCAAGGGCAAGAGGCTCGCGTTCTCCCAGGGCCAGGCGCAGGGCGTGGTGCTGCTGCGGGCGCTGAAGAAGGCCGGCCTGGCCTACGACGAGGTGAAGCTGGTCCCGCTGACCAGCAACCAGTTCTTCACCGCCCTGCAGTCCGGGCAGGTGGACGTGGCCCCGCTCGCCATCAACCAGGCGCCCGCCTACCTGAAGCAGTACGAGCCCAAGGGTGCCCGCTCCATCCCCACCGACGTCGTCGACCTGCTCAACCTGCTGTGGGCCCCGCAGTCGGTGCTGAACGACCCGGCGAAGGCGGCCGCGGTAGCCGCCTACATCCCGCAGTGGGCCAAGGGCCAGGTGTGGCAGTACGAGCACCCGGACGTGTGGGACGAGGAGTTCTACGTCAAGACGCAGAACCTCACCCTCGCGCAGGCCCGGGGCATCACCGAGCTGGCCAACAAGCCGCTCTTCCCGCCCAGCTGGGACGAGGCGATCCGGTGGGAGCAGGAGACCGCCGATCTGCTCGCCGAGGGCGGCTTCGTGAAGAAGTTCGACGTGTCCTCGCTCTTCGACCACCGCTTCGAGTCCATCGCCGCCAAGGCCGTACCCGAGGAGTACCGGAGGTGACCGCCGTGACCACGACGACGGCCGTGGTGGCGCCGGCCGCCGGGGAACTCTCCCAGGTCCGCAGGCGCCGCCGCCTGTCCCCCGGCCGCCGGCTGCCCGCCGCCCGGCTGGCCGGCCCGCTGACGCTGCTCGCCGTGTGGGCCGCCGCCTCGGCCGCCGAAGCCCTCGACCCGAGCGCGATCCCGGCGCCCTGGACGGTGCTGAGGACGGCCGGCCACCTGTGGACGGACGGCACGCTGCCCACCGATGTGCTGACCTCGCTGCAGCGGGCCGGCTACGGCTTCGCGATCGGCCTGACCGCCGGGGTGGTGCTCGCGCTCGTCTCGGGTCTGAGCCGGGCCGGGGAGGCGCTGATCGACGGGACCGTGCAGCTCAACCGGGCGATCCCCACCCTCGGTCTGATCCCGTTGTTCATCCTCTGGCTGGGCATCGGCGAGACCTTCAAGATCGCCATCATCGCGATCGTCGTCTACGTACCGATCTATCTGAACACGCACGCCGCGCTGTCCGGCATCGACAGCCGCTTCGTCGAACTCGCCGAGGTCCAGGGCCTGTCGCGGCTCGCCTTCGTCCGCCAGGTCGTGGTCCCCGGCGCGCTGCCCGGATTCTTCGTGGGACTCCGGCTCGGCGTGACCGGCTCCTGGGTGGGCCTGGTGGTCCTGGAGCAGATCAACGCGACCAGCGGCCTCGGCTACATGATGTTCCAGGCGCAGAACTACGGCCAGAGCGACGTCATCCTGGTCGGCCTGCTCATCTACGGCGTCTTCGGCCTGGTCTCCGACAGCGTGGTCCGTCTCGTCGAACGGAGGGTGCTGCCGTGGCGTCGCACACTCGGCAACTGATCCGGCCCGCCGTGCGGCTGCGCGGCCTGACCCGGTCGTTCGAGGGCCGTACGGTCCTCGACGGCATCGATCTCGATCTGCCCGCCGGGCAGTTCACGGCCCTGCTGGGGCACAGCGGCTCCGGCAAGTCGACCCTGCTGCGGGCGATCGCCGGCCTGGACCACGGGGTGGCCGGCGGCGGGCAGCTGACGGCGCCCGAGCGGGTGTCGGTCGTCTTCCAGGACTCGCGGCTGCTGCCCTGGCGGCGGGTGCTGGACAACGTCCTGCTCGGCCTGGACGGCAAGGACGCCCGGGAGCGCGGCCGGGCGGCCCTGACGGAGGTGGGCCTGGGCGGCCGGGAGCGGGCCTGGCCGGGCGAGCTGTCCGGCGGCGAGGCCCAGCGGGCGGCGCTCGCCCGTTCCCTGGTGCGCGAGCCGGAACTGCTGCTGGCCGACGAGCCGTTCGGCGCGCTGGACGCGCTGACCCGGATCCGGATGCACACCCTGCTGCGCGAGCTGTGGCAGCGCCACCGGCCGTCGGTGCTGCTCGTCACCCACGACGTGGACGAGGCGATCGTGCTCGCCGACCGGGTCCTCGTCCTGGACTCCGGCCGCATCGGCCTCGACCTGACCATCGACCACCCCCACCCGCGCTCCTACCGGGAGCCGGTGCTGGGCGAGTACCGCGAGCGGCTGCTGGCCGCCCTCGGCGTCACGGAGGACCACCGGTGACCACGAGACAGCTCCACCTGAACGCGTTCCTGATGAACACCGGCCACCACGAGGCGTCCTGGCGGCTCCCGGAGAGCGACCCGTACGCCCACGTGGAGCTGAGCCACTACGTCGGGCTCGCCCGGATCGCCGAGCGCGGCACCTTCGACTCCCTGTTCCTGGCCGACGGCCCCCAGCTGTGGGGCAACCTCGCCCAGCGGCCGGCCGGCGCCCTGGAGCCGCTCACCCTGCTGACCGCGCTGGCGACGGCCACCGAGCACATCGGCCTGATCGCCACCGCCTCGACCTCCTACAACTCCCCCTACAACCTGGCCCGCAGGTTCGCCTCGCTGGACATCGTCAGCGGCGGCCGGGCCGGCTGGAACATCGTCACCACCGCCGGCGCGGAGGCCGCCCGGAACTTCGGGCTCGACGCGGAGCCCGCGCACGCGGAGCGGTACGCCCGCGCCGCCGAGTTCCTGGAGGTGGCCCGCAAGCTGTGGGACAGCTGGGAGGACGACGCGATCGTCGCCGACAAGGCGGCCGGTGTCTGGGGCGACGACCGCAAGATCCACCCGCCCCGGCACCAGGGGACGTACTTCGCCGTCGAGGGCGCCCTCAACGTGCCGCGCACCCCGCAGGGCTACCCGCTGCTGGTGCAGGCCGGCTCCTCGGAGGACGGCAAGGCCTTCGCCG contains these protein-coding regions:
- a CDS encoding ABC transporter permease, which produces MTAVTTTTAVVAPAAGELSQVRRRRRLSPGRRLPAARLAGPLTLLAVWAAASAAEALDPSAIPAPWTVLRTAGHLWTDGTLPTDVLTSLQRAGYGFAIGLTAGVVLALVSGLSRAGEALIDGTVQLNRAIPTLGLIPLFILWLGIGETFKIAIIAIVVYVPIYLNTHAALSGIDSRFVELAEVQGLSRLAFVRQVVVPGALPGFFVGLRLGVTGSWVGLVVLEQINATSGLGYMMFQAQNYGQSDVILVGLLIYGVFGLVSDSVVRLVERRVLPWRRTLGN
- a CDS encoding LLM class flavin-dependent oxidoreductase, producing MTTRQLHLNAFLMNTGHHEASWRLPESDPYAHVELSHYVGLARIAERGTFDSLFLADGPQLWGNLAQRPAGALEPLTLLTALATATEHIGLIATASTSYNSPYNLARRFASLDIVSGGRAGWNIVTTAGAEAARNFGLDAEPAHAERYARAAEFLEVARKLWDSWEDDAIVADKAAGVWGDDRKIHPPRHQGTYFAVEGALNVPRTPQGYPLLVQAGSSEDGKAFAARYAEAVFTAQQTLADAQTFYADLKSRTRAAGRDPGHVKVLPGIVPVLGSTEAEARAAERLLEDHIVYEHGVGRLESLLQLPAGTLRLDGPLPADLPPESAIEGAKSRYTLVVELARRERLTVRQLVGRLGGGRGHLTFAGTPEQVADEIETWFTQGAADGFNIMPAVLPSGLEAFVEHVVPLLRARGLLRTGYGPRQTLRERYGLPRPANQYLTPDPDPAPALV
- a CDS encoding ABC transporter substrate-binding protein; this translates as MHRRAFLTSVFGASAAVAGLSGCAQGNAAADTSGAATKPLAGKVPAGTSLKIASYLGQQQLQFRLAKLPELPFTVSDWVNIGAGPDVINAFRAKSLDLANNAGIPPIQAHYQGFAAKIVAIDITRKPNYLFATRPGSDVRAVADFKGKRLAFSQGQAQGVVLLRALKKAGLAYDEVKLVPLTSNQFFTALQSGQVDVAPLAINQAPAYLKQYEPKGARSIPTDVVDLLNLLWAPQSVLNDPAKAAAVAAYIPQWAKGQVWQYEHPDVWDEEFYVKTQNLTLAQARGITELANKPLFPPSWDEAIRWEQETADLLAEGGFVKKFDVSSLFDHRFESIAAKAVPEEYRR
- a CDS encoding ABC transporter ATP-binding protein, producing MASHTRQLIRPAVRLRGLTRSFEGRTVLDGIDLDLPAGQFTALLGHSGSGKSTLLRAIAGLDHGVAGGGQLTAPERVSVVFQDSRLLPWRRVLDNVLLGLDGKDARERGRAALTEVGLGGRERAWPGELSGGEAQRAALARSLVREPELLLADEPFGALDALTRIRMHTLLRELWQRHRPSVLLVTHDVDEAIVLADRVLVLDSGRIGLDLTIDHPHPRSYREPVLGEYRERLLAALGVTEDHR